One Puniceicoccales bacterium genomic window, CCCAAAGCCTGGCATATTCAGTACCGTGGCCCAGGTTTACTATCATAGGCTCCAGATTTGCACTGGCAGATTTTGGCAATTTAACTTCGGCATAGAATGGCATGGCTACACGGATGTCGTGACCAAGCTCAGCCAGATGCAGAGACAATGACGCTACGCAGTCGCCTAAACCCCCGGTTTTTGCAAATGGCACACATTCCGGAGAAACCATTAAAATTTTCAATTTTCTCGACATTCTTATTGAAAATTGCC contains:
- a CDS encoding glycogen/starch synthase, whose protein sequence is MSRKLKILMVSPECVPFAKTGGLGDCVASLSLHLAELGHDIRVAMPFYAEVKLPKSASANLEPMIVNLGHGTEYARLW